A window of the Flavobacterium sangjuense genome harbors these coding sequences:
- a CDS encoding HupE/UreJ family protein: MSDFWIYFSMGLKHMWNIHAYIDVLFLLVLTVPYEFKSWKRILILVSLFTAGHTLALMLSVFNVITIKVNIVSFIIPIIILIAALYNILSSGKFGKKDSITFIAIVTSLFGLIHGLGFANYFNSHISGKPTDKLLPLFESSLGFGVSQIIVILVALLLAYVVQTLLKLSKRDWILIVSAFVAGVVIPMIIRSEIWVK; encoded by the coding sequence ATGTCTGATTTCTGGATTTACTTCTCTATGGGATTAAAACATATGTGGAATATTCATGCCTACATTGATGTTTTATTTCTTTTAGTCCTCACGGTTCCTTACGAATTCAAATCATGGAAAAGAATTCTGATTCTTGTCTCACTATTTACTGCCGGACACACTTTGGCACTCATGCTTTCCGTTTTTAATGTAATAACGATTAAAGTCAATATTGTCTCTTTTATAATTCCGATAATTATTCTTATAGCTGCTTTATACAACATACTTTCTTCGGGAAAATTCGGCAAAAAAGACAGCATTACGTTTATTGCCATTGTCACCTCATTATTTGGTCTCATTCACGGCTTAGGATTTGCCAATTATTTCAACAGCCATATTTCCGGTAAACCAACCGATAAATTATTACCGCTTTTTGAATCGTCACTTGGCTTTGGCGTGTCACAAATCATCGTGATTCTTGTGGCTTTGCTACTCGCTTATGTGGTTCAAACTTTACTCAAACTCTCAAAACGCGACTGGATTTTAATCGTTTCGGCCTTTGTAGCCGGTGTCGTAATCCCAATGATTATCAGAAGTGAAATTTGGGTTAAATAA
- a CDS encoding S41 family peptidase — translation MKSKEKYLPILLFACVALGIVIGGMLNFPQRTLSKQNARKVKLERLMDFINEEYVDDVNSDSIVEMTVNSILANLDPHSVYLPPSEQSSEAEIMKGDFVGIGVNFYMFNDTVTVVRPLENGPAAKAGILSGDRILYADKSKLFGRKLPTDSLYNKLKGEEGSKVLLTIFRKSTNKKLKLIVEREVVPIKSVDTYLMLNKTSGYIKINRFAENTHDEFRTGLEQLKKQGMTTLVIDLRDNGGGYLEKAVEVADELLKDKELVVFTKNRKGTVDKTYATEEGIFETGKVFVLIDENSASASEILAGAIQDNDRGTIVGRRSFGKGLVQREMGFEDGSAVRLTTSRYYTPSGRSIQKPYTKGEGEKYSHDAETRFASGELYEKDKMKIADSLKFKTKKGRIVYGGGGIVPDIFVPLEVKKGEENLAYILNSGVVGHFVFEQLDKNRNAFKGLKFEQFLTKMQNDYSYVPKLESYLKDAGLDMKLDSNKTLVKKYISAEFARQLFGESQYYHIILKDDTMLNVVLTRA, via the coding sequence ATGAAATCAAAGGAGAAATATTTACCAATACTATTATTTGCCTGTGTTGCCTTGGGCATTGTCATTGGTGGTATGCTAAATTTTCCGCAACGAACACTTTCAAAACAAAATGCCCGAAAAGTCAAGCTTGAACGTCTGATGGACTTTATCAATGAAGAATATGTTGATGATGTCAATTCGGATTCCATTGTCGAGATGACGGTAAACAGCATTTTGGCAAATCTTGATCCGCATTCGGTTTATCTTCCGCCAAGCGAACAATCGTCGGAAGCCGAAATCATGAAAGGTGATTTTGTTGGCATTGGTGTTAATTTTTATATGTTTAATGATACGGTTACTGTGGTTAGACCTTTAGAAAATGGTCCGGCTGCAAAAGCGGGAATCCTTTCCGGAGACCGAATTCTATACGCAGATAAAAGCAAACTTTTTGGACGAAAATTACCAACCGACAGCTTGTACAACAAACTAAAAGGTGAAGAAGGTTCAAAAGTTTTACTGACAATTTTCAGAAAAAGCACCAACAAAAAACTAAAGCTTATAGTTGAACGCGAAGTCGTTCCGATAAAAAGTGTCGACACCTATTTGATGCTCAATAAAACTTCGGGCTATATTAAAATAAATCGTTTTGCTGAGAATACTCATGACGAATTCAGAACCGGATTAGAGCAATTGAAAAAACAAGGAATGACCACTTTAGTCATTGACCTACGCGACAATGGCGGCGGTTATTTGGAAAAAGCCGTTGAAGTTGCCGACGAGTTATTAAAAGATAAAGAGCTTGTCGTTTTTACCAAAAACAGAAAAGGAACGGTCGATAAAACGTATGCTACTGAAGAAGGTATTTTTGAAACCGGAAAAGTCTTTGTGCTAATTGATGAAAACTCCGCTTCGGCAAGCGAAATTCTGGCTGGTGCAATTCAGGATAATGATAGAGGAACCATCGTAGGTCGCCGTTCATTCGGAAAAGGATTGGTGCAACGCGAAATGGGTTTTGAAGACGGTTCGGCTGTTCGTTTGACGACTTCAAGATATTACACACCAAGTGGACGATCTATTCAAAAACCTTATACAAAAGGCGAAGGCGAAAAATACAGCCACGATGCCGAAACTCGTTTTGCAAGCGGTGAACTTTATGAAAAAGATAAAATGAAAATCGCGGATTCTCTGAAATTTAAAACCAAAAAAGGTCGAATCGTTTATGGCGGTGGCGGAATTGTTCCCGATATTTTCGTGCCTCTTGAAGTAAAAAAAGGAGAAGAAAATTTGGCTTATATTTTAAATTCAGGAGTTGTGGGACATTTTGTTTTTGAGCAATTGGACAAAAACCGAAACGCATTTAAAGGATTGAAATTCGAACAATTTTTAACCAAAATGCAAAATGATTACAGCTATGTTCCAAAACTGGAAAGCTATCTCAAAGACGCTGGTTTGGACATGAAATTGGACAGCAATAAAACGTTG
- a CDS encoding tellurite resistance TerB family protein — MSFSDLFDSEFKSRNKAHFSAIVRVAIADGDLSKEEKAFLDKLAVRLEISAAEYEEILENPSKYPINPPYLHSQRLERLYDLSRMVYVDHVLGPKQKEVLTKFALALGFTPGNVPFIVDKAMSLLLLHVDLDTFVYEMTHMNK; from the coding sequence ATGTCATTTTCAGATTTATTTGATAGCGAATTTAAAAGTAGAAATAAAGCTCATTTTTCAGCCATTGTGCGTGTAGCCATTGCCGATGGAGATTTGAGCAAAGAAGAAAAAGCATTCTTGGATAAACTGGCTGTTCGCTTAGAAATTTCGGCAGCTGAATATGAAGAGATTTTAGAAAACCCTTCGAAATACCCAATCAATCCGCCTTATTTACATTCACAACGTTTAGAGCGTTTGTATGATTTGTCAAGAATGGTTTATGTTGACCACGTTCTTGGGCCAAAACAAAAAGAAGTTTTAACCAAGTTTGCCTTGGCATTAGGATTTACTCCGGGTAACGTTCCTTTTATTGTTGACAAAGCGATGTCATTGTTGTTACTGCATGTAGATTTAGATACGTTTGTTTACGAAATGACGCATATGAATAAATAG
- a CDS encoding deoxycytidylate deaminase, with protein MKEKKQLKYDIAYLRIASEWSKLSYCKRKQVGAIIVRDRMIISDGYNGTPTGFENCCEDEEGLTKWFVLHAEANAISKVARSTQTCENATLYITLSPCKECSKLIHQSGIKRVVFQYGYRDTTGLEFLEKAGVVVNQIEDLG; from the coding sequence ATGAAAGAAAAAAAACAACTCAAATACGATATTGCTTACTTAAGAATTGCTTCCGAATGGAGTAAACTTTCCTATTGCAAACGCAAGCAGGTTGGTGCTATAATTGTGCGCGACCGAATGATTATTTCTGATGGTTACAACGGAACACCAACAGGTTTTGAAAATTGCTGTGAAGACGAAGAAGGGTTGACTAAGTGGTTTGTGCTTCATGCCGAAGCCAATGCTATTTCTAAAGTAGCGCGTTCAACACAAACTTGTGAAAATGCTACCTTATACATTACGCTTTCACCCTGCAAAGAATGCAGCAAACTTATTCATCAATCGGGAATAAAACGTGTAGTATTTCAATATGGTTACCGTGATACAACCGGTTTAGAATTTTTGGAAAAAGCAGGTGTTGTTGTCAATCAAATTGAAGATTTAGGATAA
- the fbp gene encoding class 1 fructose-bisphosphatase, translating to MEERNKTLGEFIIEKQEEFKYSSGELSRIINSIRLAAKVVSYKVNKAGLVDIVGAAGEQNVQGEDQQKLDVYANEVFIQTLINREIVCGIASEENDDFITVEGSDNSHSNKYVVLMDPLDGSSNIDVNVSVGTIFSVYRRVTPIGTPVKTEDFLQPGTQQVAAGYVIYGTSTMLVYTTGHGVNGFTLNPAIGTFYLSHPNMQFSKDGNIYSINEGNYVHFPQGVKDYIKYCQLEEDDRPYTSRYIGSLVSDIHRNMIKGGIYIYPTSSKAPKGKLRLLYECNPMAFIAEQAGGKASDGFGRIMEIQPTELHQRVPFFCGSFNMVKKAEEFMAKHS from the coding sequence ATGGAAGAACGCAACAAAACCTTAGGTGAATTTATCATCGAAAAACAAGAAGAATTCAAATATTCTTCGGGAGAATTATCGCGAATTATCAATTCCATTCGATTAGCTGCCAAAGTAGTAAGCTACAAAGTAAACAAAGCCGGTTTGGTTGATATTGTTGGCGCGGCCGGAGAACAAAATGTTCAGGGAGAAGACCAACAAAAACTGGATGTTTATGCCAATGAGGTTTTTATCCAAACTTTAATCAATCGTGAGATTGTTTGCGGAATTGCTTCCGAAGAAAACGATGATTTCATAACCGTTGAAGGTTCGGACAACAGTCACAGCAATAAATATGTTGTTTTAATGGATCCTCTTGATGGTTCGTCAAATATTGATGTAAACGTTTCTGTAGGAACTATTTTTTCAGTGTATAGACGCGTTACTCCAATTGGTACACCGGTAAAGACAGAAGATTTTTTACAACCTGGCACGCAACAAGTTGCTGCCGGTTATGTAATTTATGGCACTTCAACCATGTTAGTTTACACAACGGGACATGGCGTTAATGGTTTTACGTTGAATCCGGCCATTGGAACTTTTTATTTGTCTCACCCGAATATGCAGTTTTCAAAAGACGGAAACATTTATTCTATCAACGAAGGAAACTATGTGCATTTTCCGCAAGGCGTAAAAGATTATATCAAATATTGCCAATTGGAAGAAGATGACAGACCTTATACTTCGCGTTATATTGGAAGTTTGGTTTCCGACATTCACAGAAATATGATTAAAGGCGGAATATATATTTATCCAACAAGTTCCAAAGCACCAAAAGGGAAATTGCGTTTATTATACGAATGCAATCCAATGGCATTTATTGCAGAACAAGCAGGCGGAAAAGCTTCTGACGGTTTTGGAAGAATTATGGAAATCCAACCAACAGAGTTACACCAACGTGTTCCATTCTTCTGCGGAAGTTTTAATATGGTAAAAAAAGCCGAAGAATTTATGGCAAAACATAGTTAG